Proteins from a genomic interval of Salinarchaeum sp. Harcht-Bsk1:
- a CDS encoding cation:proton antiporter gives MADVLLVVGATLAVALVFGEVLERLGEPALVGEIVAGLVLGPSVVGLIDYDGTFAVFATIGAMLLFFDVGYEHLDLTELLAVGPAAISIGLCGMVVPAATGVALGLAFGYGAVETAFLALALSVTSIAVTARTLVDLERLESRIGHRIVGAAVVDDVLGLLAFALLLTTVSGEGFQAAVTTLGKVIVFFAAVAVARFGIVAWLSSLLARSRQIGVDVLALLSAVFLGSYGAEAAGLDVTIGALVVGLLVGENERFSRLEVREGIVGIGYGVFIPIFFAGVGARIDLRVLSTLDAFLIAVVTLGVVSKFVGGLVGNAIAGGDVGESVAIGVGMVPKAGVGLAIVGTALTEGYVTRQLFSAFVLLVLVSVLVTPSLLQIAIRRMTAFE, from the coding sequence ATGGCGGACGTCCTGCTCGTCGTCGGCGCGACCTTGGCCGTCGCGCTCGTTTTCGGCGAGGTTCTCGAGCGCCTGGGGGAACCTGCACTCGTCGGTGAGATCGTGGCGGGCCTCGTCCTCGGGCCGTCCGTCGTCGGTCTCATCGACTACGACGGCACCTTCGCCGTGTTCGCAACCATCGGTGCGATGCTGCTCTTCTTCGACGTCGGCTACGAGCACCTCGACCTCACGGAACTTCTCGCGGTCGGTCCAGCAGCGATCAGCATCGGCCTCTGCGGGATGGTGGTGCCCGCAGCCACCGGCGTGGCACTGGGGCTCGCATTCGGCTACGGTGCGGTCGAGACGGCGTTCCTGGCGCTCGCGCTCTCGGTTACCTCAATCGCGGTCACCGCACGAACGCTGGTGGACCTCGAGCGACTCGAGTCGCGGATCGGACACCGCATCGTCGGCGCGGCAGTCGTGGACGACGTACTGGGACTGCTCGCGTTCGCCCTGCTGTTGACTACCGTCTCCGGAGAGGGGTTCCAGGCGGCCGTGACGACGCTTGGAAAGGTGATCGTGTTCTTCGCCGCCGTCGCGGTGGCACGATTCGGAATCGTCGCGTGGCTCTCCTCGCTCCTCGCACGATCACGTCAGATCGGGGTGGACGTCCTGGCACTCCTCAGCGCGGTGTTTCTCGGCAGTTACGGTGCAGAAGCGGCCGGTCTCGACGTCACCATCGGAGCGCTCGTCGTGGGGCTGCTCGTCGGTGAAAATGAGCGCTTCTCGCGACTGGAGGTCCGGGAGGGCATCGTCGGCATCGGGTACGGCGTGTTCATACCGATATTCTTCGCTGGCGTGGGCGCCCGAATCGACCTTCGGGTCCTGAGCACCCTCGACGCGTTCCTCATCGCCGTCGTAACCCTCGGGGTAGTGTCGAAGTTCGTCGGCGGACTCGTTGGCAACGCCATCGCGGGCGGTGACGTCGGCGAGTCGGTGGCCATCGGCGTCGGTATGGTACCCAAAGCGGGAGTCGGCCTGGCGATTGTCGGTACCGCACTCACGGAGGGATACGTAACGAGGCAGCTGTTCTCGGCGTTCGTCTTGCTCGTGCTCGTCTCGGTGCTGGTAACGCCGTCCCTGCTCCAGATTGCGATCCGACGCATGACCGCCTTCGAGTGA
- a CDS encoding ester cyclase, with protein sequence MSTTAEENKRIVRRIRDEVEEQGDLESVDEIFAADVVVHTPMGEFRGREAIKEMYQSDNEAFSDSTETIHDVVADDDTVAIRMTERGTHDGEFLGMEPTGREYEIQTTAFLHLDDGKVTEWWIQPDTLGFFRQLGVDPEEISEAVPAADD encoded by the coding sequence ATGTCAACGACAGCCGAGGAGAACAAGCGCATCGTTCGTCGGATCCGTGACGAAGTCGAGGAGCAGGGTGATCTCGAGTCAGTTGACGAGATTTTCGCCGCGGACGTCGTGGTACACACGCCGATGGGAGAGTTCCGTGGTCGTGAGGCGATCAAAGAGATGTACCAGAGCGACAACGAGGCATTTTCGGACTCCACGGAGACGATTCACGACGTCGTCGCGGATGATGACACCGTCGCCATCCGAATGACGGAGCGTGGCACCCACGACGGCGAGTTCTTGGGGATGGAACCAACCGGCAGAGAATACGAGATACAGACCACGGCCTTCCTCCACCTGGACGACGGGAAGGTCACTGAATGGTGGATACAACCGGATACGCTCGGATTCTTTCGACAACTCGGCGTTGATCCCGAAGAGATCAGTGAGGCGGTACCGGCCGCCGACGACTGA
- a CDS encoding alpha/beta fold hydrolase, which translates to MPDWVSTFGAKSDRTVVLLHPAGWTRHAWTPHAERLADRYCVVTIDLPGHGVHPAPEFSMERAVADVDRVLDSFGTAALVGHSLGGYVAIRAAAGDPERVDGLLLAGAAYNWYWRSPVGLALSVAQRLQSSLFEGLSHFPRLARRFKHVPDDETQLPPPHEDTHPYWTGFVSAIRDITFRQSWQDVEAYGGPTLIIHGDTELLAGQAGALAARAKANLRWIEGDHYAPMDDAETFTAEVARFLDDVYAVQMEASASENRSHRVRDLLRVGG; encoded by the coding sequence ATGCCAGATTGGGTTTCGACCTTCGGCGCGAAGTCGGATCGGACGGTCGTCCTGCTCCATCCAGCCGGGTGGACGCGCCACGCGTGGACGCCCCACGCAGAGCGGCTGGCCGACAGGTACTGCGTCGTGACAATCGACTTGCCGGGACACGGCGTCCATCCCGCTCCCGAATTCTCGATGGAGCGGGCCGTCGCCGACGTCGATCGCGTCCTCGACTCGTTCGGTACTGCAGCCCTCGTCGGCCATTCGCTGGGGGGATACGTTGCGATTCGTGCTGCGGCTGGCGATCCCGAACGAGTGGATGGACTGCTCCTGGCAGGCGCCGCCTACAACTGGTATTGGCGGTCGCCCGTGGGACTGGCGCTGAGTGTCGCCCAACGTCTTCAGTCCTCTCTCTTCGAGGGACTCTCGCACTTCCCCCGACTGGCTCGGCGGTTCAAGCACGTCCCCGACGACGAGACGCAGTTGCCGCCCCCGCACGAGGACACGCACCCGTACTGGACGGGCTTCGTCAGCGCCATCCGGGATATCACCTTTCGACAGTCCTGGCAGGACGTCGAAGCCTACGGCGGGCCGACGCTGATTATCCACGGCGATACGGAACTGCTTGCAGGGCAGGCGGGTGCCCTCGCCGCGAGGGCCAAGGCGAATTTGCGATGGATCGAGGGCGACCACTACGCCCCGATGGACGATGCAGAGACGTTCACGGCGGAGGTGGCACGGTTCCTCGACGACGTCTACGCCGTGCAGATGGAGGCGAGTGCATCTGAGAACAGGAGCCACCGAGTTCGGGACCTGCTCCGAGTTGGGGGGTGA
- a CDS encoding hemolysin family protein — protein MVNLALSLAQVVVALVLVVLNGFFVAAEFAFVRIRGTSVEQLAEEGRTGAGTFQEVMENLDDYLATTQLGITIASLGLGWVGEPAVAALIEPVLESVLPASLIHLVAFAIGFSIITFLHVVFGELAPKTLAIAQTERLSLFLAPPMKIFYFLLYPGIVVFNGAANAFTRSLGVPPASETDETLGERELLRVLTRSGEGGDIDVAEVTMIERVFDLDDIVVREVMVPRPDVVSVPADSSLSDLHSIVLEEGHTRYPVLQADDGDQVVGFVDVKDVLRAEVGGENAEVVGDIAREIIIAPETMALSDLLRQFREDQQQMAAVIDEWGALEGIATVEDVVEALVGDLRDEFDVDEREPSIRQRDDDGYDVDGGVPLSTINDVIEGDLTSEEVETIGGLVLEQLDRAPERGDRVEIDRHVLEVTGVEGTRISTIRVHDRAVDDPGPD, from the coding sequence ATGGTAAACCTCGCACTCTCACTGGCGCAGGTCGTCGTTGCGCTGGTGCTCGTGGTACTCAACGGCTTCTTCGTCGCTGCAGAGTTCGCCTTCGTGCGGATACGAGGGACATCGGTCGAACAACTTGCAGAGGAGGGGCGCACCGGTGCGGGGACGTTCCAGGAGGTGATGGAGAATCTCGACGACTATCTCGCCACGACGCAACTCGGTATCACCATCGCTTCACTCGGATTGGGATGGGTCGGCGAACCAGCAGTGGCGGCACTCATCGAGCCCGTACTGGAATCGGTTCTCCCGGCGAGCCTCATCCATCTCGTCGCGTTCGCAATCGGTTTCAGTATCATCACGTTCCTTCACGTCGTCTTCGGTGAACTCGCGCCGAAGACGCTCGCAATCGCCCAGACAGAGCGACTCTCCCTGTTCCTCGCCCCGCCAATGAAGATCTTCTATTTCTTGCTCTATCCGGGGATCGTCGTGTTCAACGGTGCCGCCAACGCATTCACGCGATCACTCGGCGTCCCACCCGCTTCCGAAACGGACGAGACGCTCGGCGAACGGGAGCTTTTGCGGGTGCTCACTCGATCGGGTGAGGGGGGTGACATCGACGTCGCGGAAGTGACCATGATCGAGCGGGTCTTTGATCTCGACGATATCGTGGTGCGGGAGGTGATGGTTCCACGACCGGACGTGGTGAGCGTTCCGGCTGATAGCTCGCTCTCCGACCTTCATTCGATCGTCCTCGAGGAGGGGCATACGCGCTATCCAGTGCTCCAGGCCGACGACGGCGACCAGGTGGTCGGATTCGTTGACGTCAAGGACGTGCTACGCGCGGAGGTGGGAGGCGAGAACGCCGAAGTGGTCGGCGACATCGCACGCGAGATCATCATCGCCCCCGAGACGATGGCGCTAAGCGATCTGTTGCGACAGTTCAGGGAAGACCAACAGCAGATGGCCGCAGTGATCGACGAGTGGGGGGCACTAGAGGGGATTGCAACGGTCGAAGACGTCGTCGAGGCGCTCGTCGGAGACCTCCGGGATGAGTTTGACGTGGACGAGCGTGAGCCCTCGATTCGCCAGCGTGACGACGACGGGTACGACGTCGATGGCGGCGTCCCGCTGTCAACAATCAACGACGTGATCGAGGGAGACCTCACGAGCGAAGAGGTCGAAACGATCGGCGGACTTGTACTCGAACAACTCGACCGTGCCCCGGAACGTGGCGATCGCGTCGAGATTGACCGGCACGTCCTCGAGGTGACGGGCGTCGAGGGGACTCGAATTTCGACGATTCGGGTCCACGATCGTGCGGTGGATGATCCAGGGCCGGACTGA
- a CDS encoding CHRD domain-containing protein → MSGTLHAVFSSTMDRRELLQAGAGALALTQVPIALAQDDEDFDAAALFSAGSMTGDQQNPPLESDGVGAAVFSLSQDASELHYVLLNTELEGVTQAHIHAGEREETGDVVAFLFGQRDEDGVYTGEIEGGVTFNGVHATGTITEDDLLGPFEGESFQILVDAMQNEETYVNVHTVEHPEGEIRGQLMEVQDIDIKFTEMDDIWHEGGQLHMQPDSRLLIRENDEIIHHHDNTRGRQRHHDPETDGDDERGREPDDDGRGRGPDHGPDDARGRGRGDHHRRRRDDDDE, encoded by the coding sequence ATGAGCGGAACACTGCACGCAGTGTTCAGCTCAACTATGGATCGACGTGAATTATTACAAGCGGGGGCGGGCGCGCTGGCGCTCACCCAGGTGCCGATAGCACTTGCACAGGACGACGAGGATTTCGACGCTGCCGCATTGTTTAGTGCCGGTTCGATGACCGGCGATCAACAGAATCCGCCGCTCGAAAGTGACGGTGTCGGCGCTGCGGTCTTCAGTCTGTCACAGGATGCATCCGAACTTCACTACGTATTACTCAATACGGAACTTGAGGGAGTTACTCAAGCACATATTCACGCCGGAGAGCGCGAAGAGACCGGTGATGTCGTCGCGTTTCTGTTTGGCCAGCGAGATGAGGACGGTGTCTACACAGGGGAAATTGAGGGGGGAGTTACCTTCAACGGCGTTCACGCAACCGGTACGATCACGGAGGACGATCTTCTCGGGCCGTTCGAGGGTGAATCGTTCCAGATACTCGTAGACGCCATGCAAAATGAGGAAACGTATGTGAACGTTCACACAGTCGAACATCCTGAGGGTGAAATCCGGGGACAATTGATGGAAGTTCAAGACATCGACATCAAGTTCACCGAGATGGACGACATCTGGCATGAGGGTGGACAGCTCCACATGCAACCCGACTCTCGATTGCTGATCCGCGAAAACGACGAGATTATTCACCACCACGATAACACCCGAGGACGCCAACGACATCACGATCCAGAGACCGATGGGGATGATGAGCGTGGTCGAGAGCCAGATGATGACGGTCGTGGTCGAGGGCCAGATCACGGGCCCGACGACGCCCGGGGGCGTGGACGAGGCGATCATCATCGACGCCGAAGAGATGACGACGATGAGTAG
- a CDS encoding ATP-binding protein — MSHRPGIVGLIATEDGGVAEIETALTERGHEVRAATEVESARKLANERAVDCLVVAGGDGVDVVAVLSVINEADALLPTVCYPYAGSEALAARTIELDVDTYVPRSAGLESLVAAVDDACAAGDDPLRDAEGMLRTLTDAVPVSLSIYFKDAMGRHLHVSEHFPKLIGPPYMETPDEKIIHHPADALGMTDFDLYGPELGVETAADEERIMKTGEPIVDKLEDASESGDEDYYVSTTKAPWYDSTGRLRGIVGVTIDVSERERNRRTLARQNERLERFASTLSHDLRNPLAIAQGRLRELEGDSEAVADVEWALDRMDQLISEMLELARQGSVVDDPEPVDLALPARHAWDTVAAGGTLTVGDLRTVEGDPERIRTLFENLFRNAVEHGGDDVAIAVQDTADGFAVTDDGPGIPGDDPSEIFEHGFTTRADGTGFGLSIVREIADAHGWTIDATNGAAGGARFDVRVVHPPDGGGDE, encoded by the coding sequence ATGAGCCACCGTCCCGGCATCGTTGGCCTCATCGCAACCGAGGACGGGGGTGTTGCCGAGATCGAAACCGCCCTCACCGAGCGAGGGCACGAGGTACGGGCGGCGACCGAGGTGGAATCCGCGCGCAAACTCGCGAACGAACGTGCCGTCGATTGCCTCGTGGTTGCAGGGGGCGACGGGGTCGACGTCGTTGCGGTCCTGTCTGTGATCAACGAGGCGGATGCGCTGCTACCGACGGTCTGCTATCCTTACGCCGGCTCCGAAGCACTGGCGGCACGGACCATCGAACTCGACGTCGATACGTACGTCCCCCGATCGGCTGGCCTCGAGTCGCTCGTGGCGGCGGTGGACGACGCCTGCGCCGCCGGGGACGATCCGCTGCGGGACGCCGAGGGGATGCTCCGTACCTTGACGGACGCGGTGCCGGTCTCACTGTCGATCTACTTCAAGGACGCGATGGGCCGGCACCTGCACGTCTCCGAACACTTCCCGAAACTGATCGGGCCTCCGTACATGGAGACGCCTGACGAGAAGATCATCCACCATCCGGCGGACGCGCTCGGGATGACCGATTTCGATCTCTATGGCCCGGAACTCGGCGTGGAGACTGCAGCGGACGAAGAGCGAATCATGAAGACCGGTGAACCGATCGTCGACAAACTCGAAGATGCCTCCGAGTCCGGTGACGAGGACTACTACGTCTCGACCACGAAAGCGCCGTGGTACGATTCGACCGGCCGACTCCGCGGGATCGTCGGCGTCACGATCGACGTTTCCGAGCGCGAACGAAACCGACGTACGCTCGCCCGTCAGAACGAGCGACTCGAACGATTCGCGAGCACACTGAGTCACGACCTGCGCAATCCGCTGGCGATCGCGCAGGGACGACTCCGAGAACTCGAGGGCGACTCGGAAGCGGTGGCGGACGTCGAGTGGGCCCTCGATCGGATGGACCAACTGATCAGTGAGATGCTCGAACTTGCTCGCCAGGGATCGGTCGTGGACGATCCCGAGCCAGTCGATCTCGCACTGCCGGCCCGGCACGCCTGGGATACCGTCGCTGCTGGTGGCACACTCACCGTCGGCGATCTTCGCACGGTGGAGGGCGATCCAGAGCGGATCAGGACCCTCTTCGAGAATCTCTTTCGCAACGCCGTCGAGCACGGCGGCGACGACGTCGCGATCGCGGTTCAGGATACCGCTGACGGGTTCGCGGTGACGGACGACGGGCCGGGGATCCCAGGCGACGATCCCAGTGAGATATTCGAGCACGGGTTCACGACGAGAGCCGATGGGACCGGATTCGGTCTCTCGATCGTCCGTGAGATTGCCGACGCTCACGGATGGACGATCGACGCCACGAACGGGGCCGCCGGGGGCGCTCGATTCGACGTTCGCGTCGTTCACCCACCGGATGGAGGCGGTGACGAGTGA